Within Desulfobacter sp., the genomic segment GGCAAATTTTTCAATCAGATATCTGGTGGTTTTTCCCGGGTCCGAGGGCGTCCTGTCCGGATCGTCTGAATGGATATGCCCTATGAGCACAGCCCCCACCGGACAGCGTGCCTTGTTTATCAGGGATAGATTTTTAAGCAGGTGGTCCTGGAAGCCGGTTTCGGTTTCGTTTTTTTCCGAAAAAACCGTACGGGTTTTGTTTTTATCTATGACAATGGTAGATATCTTTGTTTTGACATTTTTCATGAAAAATGAATCGGAGTTGACCAGGGAGGGGGCGAGTCTGCAGTCATGCTTTTCCAGCTGACTTAAAATCCCTTCCTTTATCCTTTCCCCAAGCAGGTCTTTTCCAACGGGCAGCACAGGCAGCACTTCAAACCCGGCGGCCGCCAGCCTCAAAGAGTAGTTCACCCCGCTGCCGCCGATAAGGTTATGGTATTTTGCCAAATATTTTTTGTTGGATTCAAATTCACAATCCAGGTTGATGACAAATTCCCCGTTGCCGCTTCCCACGACCAATATGGCAGGGGCCGCTCCTTTTTTATTCATACAAGGCCTTTCTGGATATCCATGGAAAAACTAGGCTCTTATGATGTTTAGAATTTCATCGGTTTTTTCCAACATAAGATCCTTGGTTGAGGCCTCCAGGTTCAGCCGCAACAGGGGTTCGGTATTGGACGCCCTGACATTGAACCAGAAGTCTTTGAATTCCACGGTAATACCGTCCAGCCAGAATATGTCCCCCTCTTTGTATAACTCGGAGATCTGTTTGATTTTAGCCGCTTTGTCTTCTACGATGGAGTTTATTTCTCCTGAATGGTGGTATTTCCTCAGGGGCCGGACAATTTCGGAAAGCGTCGTGTTGGAAGCAGAAATAAATTCCAGAAGTTTCAACACCACGATCATGGGCATCTCAAAGACACCGGCTTCATTGCTGAAAAAGAAATGCCCGGAAGATTCCCCGGCAAAGACGGCATTTTCCTCAATGGCCCTTTTTTTGATCAATGTGTGTCCCACCCTTGTCACGGAGGGCACCCCGCCGGCTTCTTCGATCATGTCCCTTGTGATCCGTCCCGGCCTGATGTCATAGCAGATGGTTGCGCCGGGATGCTCCCGGAGCATTATTTTTGACATGATCCCCCTTAAAATGGCCGGCTCAACCAAGTCCCCCTTATCATCAATAAAGAAAATCCTGTCCCCGTCGCCATCGGTGGCAATCCCCAGATCCGCCTTTTCCTGGACGACTTTTGATTTCAGGTCTTTTAAATTTTCTTCCTTAAAGGGATCTGCCTCATGGGCGGGAAAGGTTCCGTCCAGGTCAAAATTCATTGGGATCAGTTCGCAGGGCAGCTGCTTGAAGAGTTCGGAAAGGTAAGGGGCGCCCATGGCGTTTGCCGCATCCGCAACCACTTTCATTGGCCTGATGGCCTTGGGGTTACACTTTTCCAAGGCGAAATCCACCTCTTTTCCCAGCACAGTGTTTTCACTGAGAACCCGTCCGGTCGTTTGGGCCTTACGGAAGGTGTTGGTATCAATTTTTTCCTTAACAAGGCCTATCCCATTGTCGAATCCCACCGGCCGGGCTTTATGCCTGACGAATTTAACCCCGTTGTATTCCTTTGGATTATGGGATGCAGACACCTGAAGGCCGCCGTCGACATTTAAAATGGAAACCCCGTAAAAAAAGGTGGGGGAACTGGCCAAACCGATATCAATGACGTTCACCCCCTGTTCGGTCACCCCCTTGATCAGGTGCTGTGCCAGTGAGGGGGAGGATATCCTCATGTCCTGTCCGACAACGATGGTCACTTCCTCTTTCCCGGTTTCCTCAATCAGCATATCTGAGAATGCCTTGCCGATTTTATAAATCAGGTCTTCATTCAGGTCCTCAGGATAAATTCCCCGAACATCATATGCTTTGAAAATATTGGCCATAATAAAAATTTTATCCTATGAATTTTTTGTATTTGTCAATTTCAATGCGCTGCCGCCCAAAATCATCTTTGGTGATTATAAACATGATATGCTTCTTTTTAATTAGCGCATTTTAAGATTAAGCGCTGAGCCGTGTCAAATCAAATGTTGTTTCTTGCGTTTTGCTCACACTGATGCAGGGTGCTGCGGGCCGTTGGTGGGGATATGGGGGTTAGGCGCCTTTTTTGATTTCATCGGGGATGTAATTGAGATAAATGGGGTCATCGGCATCCATGAACAGGTCCAGAAGATCGGGATCCAGGGATTTTCCCCGTTCTTCCGCCATGATGGCCACGGCCTTTTCCAGGGGCATGGCCCGGCGGTAGGGGCGGTGGGAGGTGATGGCGTCCCAGCAGTCGGCAATGGCGGCGATCCTGGCTTCCAGGGGAATTGTTTTTCCCCTGGTGCCGTTGGGGTACCCTCTGCCGTCCCAGCGTTCGTGGTGGCAATAGGCGATGTTCACGGCAACCGGGGCGATCTGCAGCCGGGACAGAATATTTTTCCCGATGACAGGATGGGTTTTGATATGGTCCAATTCCTTTTCCGTGAGCCGCCCGGGTTTGTTCAGGACCTCGTCCCGGATGCCGATTTTCCCCACGTCGTGGACAATGGCGCCCATATATATATCGTGGACCCTGGCCCTGGACAGGCCCAGCCGCAGGGCCAGATCCCTGGCATAGTTGGCTACCCGCTCCACATGGCCGCCGGTATAGGTGTCCTTTGATTCTATGGTGGATGCCAATACCATGAGAAATACCTCCAATTGTTCCCGTTTGGTTTTTTCCCGCTCCAGTGAATGGAGGGAAATCACATTCTTTACCCGGGCCTGCAGCTCCAGGTGGTGAAAGGGTTTGGTCAGAAAATCGTCCGCCCCCAACTGGAGGCTTTTAATCCGGTCTTCGGGTTCGGACAGGGCCGTGATGATGATGACCGGGGTGGACGTGGTCCGTTTCCTGGACCGGATATTTTTAAGAAGGGTGAGTCCGTCCATTTTGGGCATCATCACGTCGGATATGACCAGGTCCGGCAGGACTTGGTTGATGGTGCGCCAGGCCAGTTCTCCGTCCCCGGCCAGATAAAGGGTGTAGCCCTTGAGGGCACCGGCCAGAAATTCAAGAATGCCGGGGTTGTCCTCAGCAATCACAATGGTGCCGGCGGGGTCCTGGACCTCAATCTTGGTGATCCGGTCCTTGATGTTTTTGCCGGCCTCTATGAGGCTGATCTGGACCAGGTCCCCGGCATCCACCCGGACCAGGTCCGCCGCCCGCCGCCGCCGCTTGCGCCGGTCGGGATGGTCAATGGGAACATCCTTTACCCGGCGGTCTTTCCGGCGCCGTTCCGTCACGGCCTCGGGTTCTTTTTTCTCCAGGTCCCGGGGCAGGGACAGGCTGAAACAGGTCCATTGATTTTCCAGGGAATCCACCTCAATGGTGCCGTACATCCGTTCAACGGATTCTTTGACAATGGCCAAGCCAAGTCCGGTACCCTCGTACGTCCGTGTGATGGAGGAATCCCCCTGCTGGAAACGGTTGAAGATGGTTGCCATGACCTCCGGTGAGATGCCCGCTCCCGTATCTTTTACGCTGATGGTAATATGTTTTTTTGTATGGGAGAGGGTCACGGAAATCTCTCCGTGTTCCGTGAATTTATATGCATTTCGGATGAGATTGTTCAGAATATCCTTGAGCTTTTCCCTGTCCAGAAATACCTTTCCCATCTCTTCTGCCGGGGGATAGTAGTTTAGCTCAAGGTTTTTGGCCTCAATCAGCCCCCTGAAGCTGGATACGATGTTGAATATGCATTTGTCCACGTTGACCGGGGTCAGGTAAAGGGGCTCCTTGCCGGCATCGAATTTCGATATTTTCAAAAGGGCGTTGATTTTCTGGGTCAGCGAAAGGGTCTGTACCTTAATCTTGCCGATGATTTCTTTCTGGTTCTCAGGGACAGGGCCGGCCTGGCCCCCCTTCATATAGTCGGTCCATCCGCGGATCAGGGTCAGGGGGGTGCGCAGCTCATGGGTGATATTGGCAATGAAATTCTTTTTGACGCTGGCGGCCTGTTCCAGGTCCTGCACCGACTGCCTGAGCTGCCGGGTTTGGCGGGCAACCCGTTTTTCCAGGGTTAGATTGAGGATGATGAAATGGCAGAAGATAAAGATAAAAATGGAAAAAGAGATGAAAAAGACCCCGATGGGATAAAGGTCCACCCCCATCCATTCCACAAGGGCCGGGTAATTCAGCAGGTAATCGGTACCGGAGAGGGAAAAGACCAGGGTGGCCATTAAAAAGTATTTCACCCGTATCCGGTTTATGGGTTCTATTTCCCGTTTATATACCCGGGCCAGGGACAGGGAGACCCGGACCAGCAGCCAGACCGCAGTGACGAGATAGACCGGATGAAGGATGCCGGCCTCGGGATAAAATCCGAACCAGTAAATATAGGGGCCCCGGATAAAGAGGTCCGTGGTCCAGAGGGCCGCCAGAAATCCGGTGTTGATAATGTAGAGGACCGGTTTGTCCCAGGGGGATTCGTGGAGGTACCGGTTCAGGGCTTCATAGCAGATAAGGGGGAGGAAGATGATGCCCGAATAACCTATTCTGCAGACCAGGTCGGCCTGTTCAATATCCGAGCATAAAAAGAGAAATGCCCAGGAAATCTGCCAGTAGACGGTGAGGGCGCAGAGTTTGAAAATACTGTTCCGTAGCTTATCCCGGGATAAGTAATAGGCGGTCAGGGCCAGGCCCATGGAAAGCGCCGCTGCAAAAAGCGGCAGAAGTGCACTGAGATAGGGCATGGGTTAGACCTTGAGTTCCTGGTGAAAATTCAGAGG encodes:
- a CDS encoding phosphomannomutase/phosphoglucomutase: MANIFKAYDVRGIYPEDLNEDLIYKIGKAFSDMLIEETGKEEVTIVVGQDMRISSPSLAQHLIKGVTEQGVNVIDIGLASSPTFFYGVSILNVDGGLQVSASHNPKEYNGVKFVRHKARPVGFDNGIGLVKEKIDTNTFRKAQTTGRVLSENTVLGKEVDFALEKCNPKAIRPMKVVADAANAMGAPYLSELFKQLPCELIPMNFDLDGTFPAHEADPFKEENLKDLKSKVVQEKADLGIATDGDGDRIFFIDDKGDLVEPAILRGIMSKIMLREHPGATICYDIRPGRITRDMIEEAGGVPSVTRVGHTLIKKRAIEENAVFAGESSGHFFFSNEAGVFEMPMIVVLKLLEFISASNTTLSEIVRPLRKYHHSGEINSIVEDKAAKIKQISELYKEGDIFWLDGITVEFKDFWFNVRASNTEPLLRLNLEASTKDLMLEKTDEILNIIRA
- a CDS encoding response regulator, which gives rise to MPYLSALLPLFAAALSMGLALTAYYLSRDKLRNSIFKLCALTVYWQISWAFLFLCSDIEQADLVCRIGYSGIIFLPLICYEALNRYLHESPWDKPVLYIINTGFLAALWTTDLFIRGPYIYWFGFYPEAGILHPVYLVTAVWLLVRVSLSLARVYKREIEPINRIRVKYFLMATLVFSLSGTDYLLNYPALVEWMGVDLYPIGVFFISFSIFIFIFCHFIILNLTLEKRVARQTRQLRQSVQDLEQAASVKKNFIANITHELRTPLTLIRGWTDYMKGGQAGPVPENQKEIIGKIKVQTLSLTQKINALLKISKFDAGKEPLYLTPVNVDKCIFNIVSSFRGLIEAKNLELNYYPPAEEMGKVFLDREKLKDILNNLIRNAYKFTEHGEISVTLSHTKKHITISVKDTGAGISPEVMATIFNRFQQGDSSITRTYEGTGLGLAIVKESVERMYGTIEVDSLENQWTCFSLSLPRDLEKKEPEAVTERRRKDRRVKDVPIDHPDRRKRRRRAADLVRVDAGDLVQISLIEAGKNIKDRITKIEVQDPAGTIVIAEDNPGILEFLAGALKGYTLYLAGDGELAWRTINQVLPDLVISDVMMPKMDGLTLLKNIRSRKRTTSTPVIIITALSEPEDRIKSLQLGADDFLTKPFHHLELQARVKNVISLHSLEREKTKREQLEVFLMVLASTIESKDTYTGGHVERVANYARDLALRLGLSRARVHDIYMGAIVHDVGKIGIRDEVLNKPGRLTEKELDHIKTHPVIGKNILSRLQIAPVAVNIAYCHHERWDGRGYPNGTRGKTIPLEARIAAIADCWDAITSHRPYRRAMPLEKAVAIMAEERGKSLDPDLLDLFMDADDPIYLNYIPDEIKKGA